A part of Penaeus vannamei isolate JL-2024 unplaced genomic scaffold, ASM4276789v1 unanchor36, whole genome shotgun sequence genomic DNA contains:
- the LOC138860862 gene encoding putative per-hexamer repeat protein 5: MIFSVVFVFCNISMAMTVPHGPGSNHGHHSGGQSEYRYYGPFASGPLTRGLIVWHGPDGPRIRRVILGTSTGNQGTWTGLPGGAVDGLGHGSPSRSSPFVGQGSFPFTGHIHGSGASSFPFSGSHTGPGVGHIHGSGASSFPFSGSTGVGHLHGSGPGSLPFSGGSQTGTGVGHLHGSRPGSLPFSGGSQTGTGVGHLHGSGTGGLPFSGGSQTGTGVGHLHGSGTGSLPFSGGSQTGTGVGHLHGSGPGSLPFSGGSQTGTGVGHLHGSGTGSLPFSGGSQTGTGVGHLHGSGPGSLPFSGGSQTGTGVGHLHGSGTGSLPFSSGSQTGTGVGHLHGSGTGSLPFSGGSQTGTGVGHLHGSGTGSLPFSGGSQTGTGVGHLHGSGTGSLPFSGGSQTGTGVGHLHGSGPGSLPFSGGSQTGTGVGHLHGSGTGSLPFSGGSQTGTGVGHLHGSGTGSLPFSGGSQTGTGVGHLHGSGTGSLPFSSGSQTGTGVGHLHGSGTGSLPFSGGSQTGTGVGHLHGSGTGSLPFSGGSQTGTGVGHLHGSGTGSLPFSGGSQTGTGVGHLHGSGPGSLPFSGNSHTSETNHVSDDDSTNHISDKGIASFDHNEFKSENDNSNSGGGSLFGRTRLTHDDAGAGEGIALKVDLKNVGLPKVKAA, from the coding sequence ATGATCTTCTctgttgtctttgtcttttgcaACATATCCATGGCCATGACAGTCCCACATGGCCCTGGCAGCAACCATGGCCACCACAGTGGAGGACAATCTGAGTATCGTTACTATGGCCCTTTTGCTAGTGGTCCACTTACCAGGGGATTGATCGTATGGCATGGACCAGACGGCCCTCGGATCAGGAGAGTTATTCTGGGGACATCAACCGGCAACCAGGGCACATGGACGGGCCTTCCTGGCGGCGCTGTCGACGGTCTCGGACACGGTAGTCCTTCTAGAAGTTCCCCCTTCGTTGGACAAGGAAGTTTCCCTTTCACTGGGCACATACATGGGAGTGGAGCCAGCAGTTTCCCCTTCAGCGGAAGCCACACAGGACCGGGAGTAGGACATATACATGGGAGTGGAGCCAGCAGTTTCCCCTTCAGTGGAAGCACAGGTGTAGGTCACCTTCATGGGAGTGGACCTGGGAGCCTGCCTTTCAGTGGTGGAAGCCAGACGGGCACAGGTGTAGGTCACCTTCATGGGAGTAGACCTGGGAGCCTGCCTTTCAGTGGTGGAAGCCAGACGGGCACAGGTGTAGGTCACCTTCATGGGAGTGGAACTGGGGGCCTGCCTTTCAGTGGTGGAAGCCAGACGGGCACAGGTGTAGGTCACCTTCATGGGAGTGGAACTGGGAGCCTGCCTTTCAGTGGTGGAAGCCAGACGGGCACAGGTGTAGGTCACCTTCATGGGAGTGGACCTGGGAGCCTGCCTTTCAGTGGTGGAAGCCAGACGGGCACAGGTGTAGGTCACCTTCATGGGAGTGGAACTGGGAGCCTGCCTTTCAGTGGTGGAAGCCAGACGGGCACAGGTGTAGGTCACCTTCATGGGAGTGGACCTGGGAGCCTGCCTTTCAGTGGTGGAAGCCAGACGGGCACAGGTGTAGGTCACCTTCATGGGAGTGGAACTGGGAGCCTGCCTTTCAGTAGTGGAAGCCAGACGGGCACAGGTGTAGGTCACCTTCATGGGAGTGGAACTGGGAGCCTGCCTTTCAGTGGTGGAAGCCAGACGGGCACAGGTGTAGGTCACCTTCATGGGAGTGGAACTGGGAGCCTGCCTTTCAGTGGTGGAAGCCAGACGGGCACAGGTGTAGGTCACCTTCATGGGAGTGGAACTGGGAGCCTGCCTTTCAGTGGTGGAAGCCAGACGGGCACAGGTGTAGGTCACCTTCATGGGAGTGGACCTGGGAGCCTGCCTTTCAGTGGTGGAAGCCAGACGGGCACAGGTGTAGGTCACCTTCATGGGAGTGGAACTGGGAGCCTGCCTTTCAGTGGTGGAAGCCAGACGGGCACAGGTGTAGGTCACCTTCATGGGAGTGGAACTGGGAGCCTGCCTTTCAGTGGTGGAAGCCAGACGGGCACAGGTGTAGGTCACCTTCATGGGAGTGGAACTGGGAGCCTGCCTTTCAGTAGTGGAAGCCAGACGGGCACAGGTGTAGGTCACCTTCATGGGAGTGGAACTGGGAGCCTGCCTTTCAGTGGTGGAAGCCAGACGGGCACAGGTGTAGGTCACCTTCATGGGAGTGGAACTGGGAGCCTGCCTTTCAGTGGTGGAAGCCAGACGGGCACAGGTGTAGGCCACCTTCATGGGAGTGGAACTGGGAGCTTGCCTTTCAGTGGTGGAAGCCAGACGGGCACAGGTGTAGGTCACCTTCATGGGAGTGGACCTGGGAGCCTGCCATTCAGTGGCAACAGTCACACTAGTGAAACGAATcatgttagtgatgatgacagCACAAACCACATTTCTGACAAGGGCATTGCCTCCTTTGACCACAATGAATTCAAGTCAGAAAACGACAACAGCAACTCAGGTGGTGGCAGCCTCTTTGGTAGAACTCGATTAACTCACGATGATGCTGGGGCTGGAGAAGGTATCGCTTTGAAAGTTGATCTGAAAAACGTTGGTCTTCCTAAAGTTAAGGCAGCCTGA